The following are encoded together in the Labrus mixtus chromosome 2, fLabMix1.1, whole genome shotgun sequence genome:
- the LOC132985178 gene encoding basement membrane-specific heparan sulfate proteoglycan core protein-like has translation MDLLPELLILSSLLCSVCAQAPVVSVEPRTATVRQGESASFRCQLGGGAQPVQLEWRRANNQALQENVKVGPGGSVLTVANSRPANQGQFRCVASNSAGRGTATAVLNVKYAPKVRLTPAGPLRVRMGDAVSVECRASGRPRPKMSWKRQGSTLQLVTKETNDVNTIQWPAVHPEDSGVYICQASNSEGVTEVKVDVIVEGGLGAPVASVSASEMTVVEGNMVTMTCVASGSPAPVITWSKLRAPLPWKHTMVGGVLTLSRVGRQDSGQYICNATNLHGYSEAYTQMEVESPPYATCLPEQVRLQPGDALSVQCLAHGSHPIGFKWTRVGQASLPAGAESTRDGKLLIARVKLSDGGTFKCVASNHVGSSEALVEVVIKP, from the exons ATGGACCTCTTACCTGAGCTTCTCATCCTGTCGTCGTTATTATGTTCAG tgtgtgcgCAGGCGCCTGTGGTCTCCGTGGAGCCCCGGACAGCGACTGTACGCCAAGGGGAGTCGGCCAGCTTCAGGTGCCAACTGGGAGGCGGTGCACAGCCGGTCCAGCTGGAGTGGAGACGAGCCAATAACCAAGCGTTACAAG AAAATGTGAAGGTGGGTCCTGGAGGCTCTGTGCTGACCGTCGCTAACTCTCGACCCGCAAACCAGGGACAGTTCCGCTGTGTGGCGAGCAACTCTGCAGGCCGAGGCACGGCGACGGCCGTGCTCAACGTCAAAT ATGCTCCTAAGGTGCGGCTGACACCAGCAGGGCCCCTGAGGGTCAGGATGGGGGACGCTGTGTCGGTGGAGTGTCGGGCATCAGGCAGGCCACGCCCAAAAATGAGCTGGAAACGCCAGGGCTCCACCCTGCAGCTGGTTACCAAGGAGACGAACGACGTCAACACAATACAG TGGCCCGCGGTGCACCCGGAGGACTCGGGGGTTTATATCTGCCAGGCTTCAAACTCTGAGGGGGTGACCGAGGTCAAAGTTGATGTGATTGTTGAGGGGGGGCTGGGAGCCCCAGTGGCCTCAGTGAGCGCTTCAGAGATGACCGTGGTGGAGGGAAACATGGTGACGATGACGTGTGTCGCCAGTG gtTCCCCTGCACCTGTCATCACCTGGTCCAAGCTCCGAGCaccgttgccatggaaacacacgATGGTGGGTGGAGTTTTAACGCTGAGCAGAGTGGGGCGCCAGGATTCAGGACAATACATCTGTAATGCCACCAACCTCCACGGTTACAGTGAGGCGTACACACAGATGGAGGTGGAGA GCCCTCCGTACGCCACATGTCTACCTGAGCAGGTGAGGCTCCAGCCAGGTGATGCCCTGAGCGTGCAGTGCCTTGCTCATGGCTCTCACCCCATTGGCTTTAAGTGGACCCGGGTGGGCCAGGCCAGCCTGCCTGCAGGTGCAGAGAGCACCAGGGATGGAAAGCTGCTAATAGCTCGTGTTAAACTGAGCGATGGGGGCACGTTCAAATGTGTGGCATCTAACCACGTGGGCTCCAGCGAGGCGTTGGTTGAAGTCGTCATTAAAC cCTGA